The genomic region taatGCTATTCCTGGGCTCAACCCTTCACTGCAAGTCTACCAGCTGACTGTTCGGCATATGTGACTtcattcgggggagcacagctgagaacactttggctgcGTAAGAACACATCTTCagggcgttcatgaatcaggcagAGGTCTTTTCTTACgctggtcttccgaagtccgtaaaaaaaaaacatttcagaagaaacttcagaaaatgttcgagaatgaggcccaatgacaTTCCACCTCACCTGAATTTGCATTCTCAGACAGAATGTTTGTGGAGCAAAACCACAGTGCACTTGAGGTCAGGTGTAGGCTTTGACAGCGGTCCTTACCTCTTCTCCATGCTCTCTCTGTTGTCATCAGTACGACCGctattcttccccctctctagACAGCGGTCAATACACACCTATTGGCAGGGATACAACACATCAACCCAGAGCAGAACCATGTGTTTCATTCCACATGCTAATGACATTTGTTTTTTCGTTGACACTGTTAGCTTGTAACAGACCACTTATGATAAAACCACTATTTTAGgctgaggacacagaggacTAATCTATTTGAGACAAGATTCTAAGGTATCTTACTTCAGCATTTCCTTACTTTGTGCAGATTTTGTGTACAGGCAGCTGACATGAGCTACATGACATGACACAGTGGTCAAGATCAACCAGATCACAGATATGATGTTACTTCTTCTAGTGTTGTTTCTTAAATATTGACCTTCATATTTGATATATATGACTTGATATTTAATATTTGTTCTGATTATAGCCCACCTCGTTGCTACAGTCAAAAAAGAGGACGAATTTGACATCTGCTTTGCCATCCATGACTTTGTTCCAGCCCTGCAGGTTGTCTTGGTTACGAGGAAATCCATCGATTAAGAACCTAAACTTCTGCTCATCTGCCTGCATGGTGGATTCCATAGCCTGGGGAAGACATGAAAGGGTGAGAATCAACTAAGGCATACGTCCCTGACAAACGCATACATTTTAGAAATGGCAACGATTTAGCTGTGAAAGAAATGAGTCTAAAAGattactgaagaaaaaaaaaaatgtaataaaaacattCACGCTTAAAAAGGTGCcgtccacgattctaatccaaaacatttttgtcaaattcagcaaattgctcaaAATAACCTCTGGAGTTactacacagtcctggctctgaaacaaacaaagtggctcggactgagccataaacaatgtCAGCCAATTAGTGCGTTGCTTCAGATGCAcgaaagggaggggagaaatCTGAttatctgattggctgttgtttACATCTGCAGACAGTCATATGTCCAAACCTTTCTAAGCAAGTTGATGGTGATCTCAACAGGTACAATTTTGCCCTCTTTGATATAGTTATCGATGAGCTGGCCAAACTCTGACTCAGTTCGGCTGCGTTCCTCCCTGAGCAGGTCTCCTGCAGATAGATGGTTGTAGTTGTATTTCTATATGGAGAGGACAAAAGTTAGCCAGACAGTCATTACTGAAGTCCACGTTTCTGTTAAAATGACATCTAAAATGAGgttacatacacattcatgccCGAAGAGCTGTAACATAAGATCGCAGATTTGACATTTGGCCAGTAGCTCAAAACGCATCCTGTTCCATTCAGGAACATGAGTCATTAGTAGGCTTTGCTATATGACACGTCATACTGGGTCCAGTGAACCCAGCTAATTAAAGAACGTATACATTCTGATTAATCCAGTCAAGACATACCTTGCCACAACTAAACAGTTCTGAGAATAAATACCACTAATAGTCATTTTGTAActctccaccttattattagAGGACACCCGGAAGTTACGCTAGCTAAAGATTTGCCTGTGCTAGCAACTAGGATAGAAGCTGAAGGCCAATGACAACGCAAGGGATGACTGACCACGGTATGGATATGCAAGTTTAAAAGGAGAACATAACATGGTTACAGTGTCAAGTACATTAACGCATATCATCCAATTATCGCCCTCCATTCACGTTTCTTACCTCAACGATTTTAGCGCATTGTGTCCCTTTCCCCGCGCCAGGCCCTCCCAACACAAATACAACTTGAGGCTTCATGGATGAAACGACTCGGTGCACTGCACTTGGAACTTTTTCTGCCAGCCTACTTAGTACTCTGAAAATCATAAACTGGTTCCAATGGTGATGTGTTCAAACATATGAATGACCAACCCCAAAGAGTCGGATATCTTGCTGAATGAACGGCCGAGTCGTGTCACTAGGGAAGTTAGCAGCAATGATACGATATCCGCTATCCACTTGTTCATCCaataagaagagagagggagtgttcaTGTGGTACAAACCGCGCCCCTCATTGACAGTGACTCTTTCAATGCAGAGGGCTATGCAACTGTAGCTCCCCACCCCCGCCTCTCTCCCCCATGCGCTTGTGTTCTCTAGCATCAGCACCTAACCCCCGCTGAACAGCGACCGTCCTCGAAGATACGATGTTATCGAGAGCGCTGTACTGTATCCTACAAGCGACAACAGTAATGACGACGAGACCTGCCGATTACCAAGCCAATCATGGAACATTTCCGACCACGGGAAATTTCAAATGAGAAACTTAAGACCACGTTTGCGTGTTTGTGGAGCCTCCATCACCGCTTTTGTCTCTTCCCCAGTTGTGCAGGGTCTCTCTGATGTGGATATGGAGAATGGCAGCGCACAAAGGAGAGCAATAAAATAAGACCAAGCCTTGGGCAGTGGGCCTTCTGTTGTGCACAGATGAAATGATTCCTTGCCTACCTTTCCAAATTTTGGTCTTGCTTCGTTGAGCTTATGTTTAGTTTCACCTACGGTGTCTGCCGTATACCTCCCAGATCTCCCAAAAAAAATTGAGGGCGCCGCATCCTGATGATGCTGGGAATGTCAGTCACCTCGGAAAGAAGAACCCAAACACCCTCGCTGCTTCTCCAGCTGCCTGCACGCCACTGACATGACAACGTGTGGCaggaaaacaaaaatcaaaGGGCTCAGACCTATAGCCGGACGTGTGAACTGGAAAAGAAAGCGTCTCTCGCCGGGTTGCCACACTGGAGGAGGCCGAAACGCGTCTGTTGGGGACAAGCACCAAGGGCAGTGCGGAACTCCGACGCGccggagagagactgggagaggtATCGGTGTGCCGTACCCTCCTTACCCAGATAAGGTCGCATTTTTTTCTGTAACTGTATGCCCCCAATGGCTGAGGATACAAGCATGATTTTTATGTAACAAAATGTGGATCTTTCTATCATCCGTGTTTTTTCACATTTGTACAATTTGATAGTTTGCACAGGCAGTGTCAAGTAGGCTAAAGATGATCATGATCATGATTCAAGGCTGATTATGGAACAGCAAAGGCACCGATGAATAAACTGGTTAAAGCAGAACTCACTCTACCGTCGCTGGTCGTTCTGGCACTGCTTCTAACCAGTACCATGGGTTGCATTCAGAGCATCGCCTGCAAGCCACGAATCAGACGGGAGAATATTGTGGTGTATGAGGTTTCAGCCTCCATTGACCAGTGCCCGACAGTGATTGAGGAGAACTCACCGATTGTACTGCGCTACAAGACGCCCTATTTCAGGGCTTCTGCGGGTATTGTTATGCCCCCTGTGCCAAGAAATGAGACGTGGACTGTAGGCTGGATTCAGGCTTGCACTCAAATGGAATTCTATAACACATATGGGGATATTGGAATGTAAGTAGATTTCTCTAACCTTTATTTCTCTAACCTGTCTTAATATCACGAACCCAAACGCCAACAACTACCAGATTATGCAGCGAGATCAAACAAACTTTTGTTTAATTGCATACTCACAGACACCAAAACCCCACACTTTTGAACATCTTCGAGGCattatttttcccttttttcagcTGATTTAGATCtattttgttttgaaaacatcCATAGATGTCATTCATTCCTTCTCTATTTCCCAGTCCCTCCATCTATTGAagtaaattatatatatatgcaagaTGAAGTCAtaacctcctctttctcacctctTTCTGCCTCAGCAAAAAGCTATTAACTGATCCCTACCCCGTCTTaactctgctcttctcctctctctctctctctctctccctctctctcctctctctcttccgttgGCCTCTCAGGTCCAGCTGGGAGCTGCCGGAGCTGCGTGAGGGCCGTGTCAAGGCCATCAGCGACTCAGATGGCGTCAGCTACCCCTGGTACGGCAACACCACGGAGACAGTCACGCTGGTGGGCCCCACGTACAAACCCTCGCGCTTGACTGTCAGTATGAATGACAACTTCTACCCCAGTGTGACCTGGGCGGTGCccatcagcaacagcaacacGCCAATGCTGACGCACATCACGCGCGACCAGAGCTTCATCACCTGGTTGGTGGCGCTCAACGCTGTCACCAAAGAGCGCATAGTGCTGCAGACCATCCGCTGGCGAATGCGCGTGGACATCGCCGTAGATCCCGGCATGCCCCTTGGCTCACGGGCCTCGCTGGTGGGCCGGCCACACCAGGAGCAGCCTCACATCCTCAACAATCCGGAGCCCATCCCACCCAACGCGTTGGGTCGGCCCAACGCCAACGATGCACAGGTGCTGATGTGGAGACCCAGGAGAGGGGCGCCGCTTGTGGTGATTCCACCTAAGTAACTGCCGGTGTACCTGAGAACTCACGAGTGGGAGTGTCGGGATTAGAAAAGTATTCCCCATAACCTTAACAGAGGAAAGATACTACTGGAGATCCAGACATGCGGAGAGCAGGGTGGAGAACATGGAGGCGGAGAACTGGACCTGTGGTGCAAATTGCCTGCTTCTGGAGAAGCTCGGTTGAGCTGAAAGTGGATGGCTCTGCACAGCGCTCGTTTGCAACCAATACACCGTACACTGCATGGGAggaaaatagaaagagaaaactgctgctgctgctgctgctctgaagGCGAAATGGGCTATTGGTGTCAGGTGACACACGCAAGCTTATGAGACTCTGTGGGTCTCTGGAACAGAGCACCTTAAGATCCTGCACTCAGACAGTACAAACCAAATGAAACAGTGCTTGTAGCCAACACGTTTGTTAGAGATGAAACTTAAGAGCCAACAAAATTTAGAGCCACACTTTCATTTACTAAAAAAACAGATAATTTGTTGTCTAATTTAATGAATTTATatatagcaaaacagattgactTTCAATTGACTGATTTAGATTCGGAAACAGCTCAGATTTCTTCAGGAGGAGAGAGCATgcgtcaccaccaccactgatGACCATTTAAAACACCACCCTCACCTGAACACACCTTCCTATGCCTCGCATGAGAACGGAAGTCTGAATATTATGGTTCAAACTAGAGGTGCTGCACCATAGGGCCAATCCCAGTGagtcatgtgacacacacacacagagacacacacaaacacacacacactccatctgtgACGCTCCCCTGCTTCCATTATCCCCTCCCATCTGTCTttttccaacccccccccccctgatttttccatctctctcccaccctccgtctcctctccaTAGGTGCGTACTACATCGTGGGGACCAGGATGCCGTCGTCAGGACATGCCTGGTGTGATTATTCAGTGTTTTGTGATTGAGGCTGATACTAGGTGTTGACATTAGCACTGTCTGAAAGCTCAACTCTTCGGGCTCAGGGCACTGATTGGTCAGTGGGAGCTCAGAGGGTGTGACTGTAGCAGCTCCCTCAACTGATTGGTCAGTGGGAGCTCAGAGGGTGTGACTGTAGCAGCTCCCTCGAGAAACAAACGTAAGAGTAGTCCACTACAGCGAGGTGCATGTTCTTTTTATGtcggtttattgtttgtttgtgttacacTATTGTTCAAATAGAAAAGAAATTGGAGATATTTAGTTCATTTAGTTTTCTTGATTCAGCTAAACCTATCTGATGGAAATTCCACCAGgattgcaaaaaaagaaaaccaattTGAAAGTAAATGCAGAGTCAATTTAACAAGTACAGGTACATACAGGAAGTTTTCAAAATTTGAACACTGGTTCCTGTCGCCTTTGATAATGAATGTCGGACCTTAGCCTGTATAGCAGGTTGTCAAAGGTATAGAGTCCAGGCGCTTATGAAACACTTAACGCACACTCAGGGTCACCACTCCTTCAAGTGGTCACCACGGTCACTTAGGGACATCCTGCAGTCTCTCTGATGTAATAAATCCATacctctgtttctttttcttcacttcacttctgtCTCCTCAGTTTGAAAGTAGTCTGTCTATCACTGGCTGGCCTCCAGCGGCGTGTCCTTGCGCCTCCAAAGCTcttccttcaaacacacaccaccaaatgATGACACtcgtagtgagtgagtgtgtgctactGGAGGGCCCATTATAACACAGCATCTAAAAATCAAGGTTTGAAACACCAGCAGCATATTTGTGGTTTAACCTttaacacaagaaaaaaaagactgagcTATTTGATACCAGTGTTTTTTGCACCATAAACTGTATTCTGGGCAGCAAGAATGCCTTTTCTCTAATGTCCAGAAGACATTCAGCTGTCACTACTGTAATACTTTAAAACATGAACTGAACTTCAGGAAAATCCATGTGAGGTCATACAACAAATGATTGCATGATAATAGTCGTTTACTCTTTTATGTAAAAAATGATTTACAGATAAAGGACCACTATACGCAATGTAAGTTTAATGAAGACAGCGAAGA from Clupea harengus chromosome 25, Ch_v2.0.2, whole genome shotgun sequence harbors:
- the cmpk gene encoding UMP-CMP kinase, whose amino-acid sequence is MIFRVLSRLAEKVPSAVHRVVSSMKPQVVFVLGGPGAGKGTQCAKIVEKYNYNHLSAGDLLREERSRTESEFGQLIDNYIKEGKIVPVEITINLLRKAMESTMQADEQKFRFLIDGFPRNQDNLQGWNKVMDGKADVKFVLFFDCSNEVCIDRCLERGKNSGRTDDNRESMEKRIQTYLQSTRPIIELFEKQGKVHTIDASRNVEEVFEDVKSIFGKEG
- the fam78ba gene encoding protein FAM78B: MNKLVKAELTLPSLVVLALLLTSTMGCIQSIACKPRIRRENIVVYEVSASIDQCPTVIEENSPIVLRYKTPYFRASAGIVMPPVPRNETWTVGWIQACTQMEFYNTYGDIGMSSWELPELREGRVKAISDSDGVSYPWYGNTTETVTLVGPTYKPSRLTVSMNDNFYPSVTWAVPISNSNTPMLTHITRDQSFITWLVALNAVTKERIVLQTIRWRMRVDIAVDPGMPLGSRASLVGRPHQEQPHILNNPEPIPPNALGRPNANDAQVLMWRPRRGAPLVVIPPK